From the Burkholderiales bacterium genome, one window contains:
- a CDS encoding methyltransferase domain-containing protein, whose amino-acid sequence MRHTILLIATLLAGAAHAQNIVSIDVPYVPTPEPVVEKMLEMARVDSNDVIYDLGSGDGRIVIAAAKKYGARGVGVEIDPQLIGEARDNAKAAGVADRVEFREGNLFEMDFSDATIVTLYLQRPLNLRLRPKLLRELKPGTRIVSHSFDMGDWAPADTARVEGRNIYYWVVPKSPPESH is encoded by the coding sequence ATGCGCCATACGATCTTGCTTATCGCAACGCTGCTTGCCGGCGCCGCGCACGCGCAGAATATTGTGTCGATCGATGTGCCCTATGTGCCGACGCCCGAGCCCGTCGTGGAAAAGATGCTCGAGATGGCCAGGGTCGACTCGAACGACGTAATCTACGATCTGGGGTCGGGCGATGGGCGCATCGTCATCGCGGCCGCGAAAAAATACGGCGCGCGCGGTGTCGGCGTCGAAATCGATCCGCAGTTGATCGGCGAGGCGCGCGATAACGCAAAAGCTGCCGGCGTCGCCGATCGCGTCGAGTTTCGCGAAGGCAATCTGTTCGAAATGGACTTCAGCGACGCAACAATCGTCACGCTTTACCTGCAGCGCCCGCTGAACCTGCGGCTGCGCCCGAAGCTGTTGCGCGAGCTGAAGCCCGGCACGCGCATCGTTTCGCACAGCTTCGACATGGGCGATTGGGCGCCGGCGGATACGGCGCGGGTCGAGGGTCGCAATATCTATTACTGGGTGGTTCCGAAATCGCCGCCCGAATCGCATTGA